Sequence from the Rutidosis leptorrhynchoides isolate AG116_Rl617_1_P2 chromosome 3, CSIRO_AGI_Rlap_v1, whole genome shotgun sequence genome:
GACGGCCAAGGGAGGAGGGAGCCAAAAAAATTTCGACTGGTAAAAATTAAGTGAAAGGATTATGCAGTTTAGGTTTACActctaatttatattagggtttaactATTACAAATTACAAACAAGTCCCTTATGttgcaataattaaaataaaaggggTGGGGATGGGGTTTTGGCCGAATGGGACCCACCATGGTGTCCCGGGTTCGTGTTTTGCAATTCTTTGTACTCGTGGCtggtttcaagtgccgtttatacgtaccgaaggcccagaacgctaaaccgatcgttaaaacgcaaccaaacgttaatttattaaaaacctaataaattaattatttttaaaagttaataattaataaactaattattaaaataaactcgagcgtttcgttgctcaaaaagcagttatcaaaatcgtatcgtttttatcgtatttcattatccgaaatatttatttgaattaatatcaacccatattaattattgtaaccctccaaagatcaagtatgtatttattacacataaacaccaaaaagtcaaataatcgccgttaaaaaaaCTAACGGAAGGCTAACGGAAGTAAtgaaaaaagcagggttgttacattatacCTTTGATTCTGTTAGAGAACCATTCAAAGCATTTAAGTTGGATTTCTTTGAAGACCATTGTACTTGTCGGTTTTGCTTTAGTGAATGTGAAAGCATTCCCGTTTGTCCAAATCAAATAACCTGTAACTCATTCAGTAGCTTGCCACAGTTGTTTACCTACATCGGAGGTAAAGgtgtgaccgttttcgagaaatgCTTCATTAATACTCGTGTGTGAAAATGCGCCAAGATTCCACCATTCAAAAACCCGGTTCCATATGTCAAGTGAAAAATTACATAAGATAATGGAGTGATCCACCGTTTCCTGACCATCATCGCAAACCGGGCAACGAATAGTGCCTAAATCCATGCCACGTTTGTCCAGTTTGACCCTAGTGGGAAGTCGATTATGTCTTGCTCTCCAAATGAATAATTTGACCTTAAGGGGGACTAGTTTGTTGTGAAGGGTGCAGTTATCCAGATTGATAGCAGGAGTACCAAGTTCGGCTTGGCTCAACAGTCCGGATAATAGTTTAATCGAGAACACACAAGTTGGGCTTAAAGGCCATGTTCGTTCATCCTGTCCGGAGCTACAAGGCACAAAACTTGATAAAATATTAGTGAGATTGGTAACGTCCCCTAGCAATCTCCCCGAGATACTACGGGACCAACACCAATGAGTTTGGATGCTATTATCTACCCAACGAACCCGATCAAATATGGTGGCATTTTGGTTTGAATCTAGCCGAAAAAGTCTATTGAATTTATCCTTAAGTATGAAGTCCCCGAGCCAAGTTTCATCCCAAAATCTAGTTAGAGAACCATCAACAACCTTTTTTAAAAAGAGTAGATAAATGGAATATTAGTGTTAATTTGATATTTGCACTTTTAAAATAGACAAGTTGACGAAAGATGTCCCGTAGGAGGAGAATATGACTCGATTAGACCGCCCTCCGCCCCATAAATACTTTTTATTATGTTCACCCAAAGTGAGTTAGATTCTTTTctaaatctccaccaccatttctcGAGGAGGGCATGGTTTTTTATTTCGAGTGACCCAATACTAAGACCCCCATAGTCATAAGGTAGCAAACACATGTCCCATTTTACCCATGCCAGTTTTGAAACGTCACTAGACCCGCCCCAGAAGAAGCGACGTCTCAAGCTTTCGAGTTTTTTAATTACACAAGAGGGGGCCAGGAAAAGGGAAAAAAAAGTAAAGAGGTAGACTAGATAATACCTATTTAATAAGCGTGAGCCTCCCTCTAAATGATAATGACTTAGCCTTCCAATCCACAAGCCTTTTATGAAACTTCTCAAAAAAGGGTCCCATTCTTTTTCTTTACCCATAGATGAGCCGATTGGAATACCAAGGTAGGTGATGGGAAAGGAACTCGCTAAGCATCCAAGCCAAGTAGCCATCAAATTCGTGTCAGCCCTAGATACCCCAAAATTGAACACACAACTTTTATGGAAATTTATCTTTAAACCTGAGGCTGCTTCAAAGCATTTAAGGATTTTTACTAAGTTGCACGCATTCATCCTATTCCATTCCCCAAAGAATAAGGTGTCATCCGTGTACTGGAGGTGAGTTACGTGGCGCTTATCCCATCCAACCTCAATACCCGCAAATTTGTTGCAGGCAGCCGCAGATTTTGTGAGGTGATTAAGACCCTCGACCACCATGATGAAGAGATAAGGCGATAGTGGGTCGCCTTGTCAAACCCCCCTTTGAATCTTAAATTCGCTGGTAGGCGAACCATTTACCAAGATGGAGACCGAAGCCGAACGAAGACAATTCATAATCCACTTTATCCAGCGGGAGCCAAATCCCATTAATTCTATTATTTCCATCAAAAAATCCCAATTGATGCTGTCGAAAGCCTTTTTGAAATCAACCTTGAATAAAAAGCCTTTCCTTTTTATTGCTTTAATGCCATGTAAAACCTCGCTTGCAACTAAGATGCCATCCAGGATATATCTATTTTTTATATATGCAGTTTGCTCAGAACCAATTACCGAAGAAATCATGAGTTGTAGTCGCTTTGTTAGGACCTTAGATAAAATTTTGTAGAAATAACCGATGAGACTGATTGGCCTGTAATCACCAAAACTTAGCGGGTCATTCTTTTTCGGTATTAAAGCGAGGAAAGAAGAATTACAGCCCTTAGGGATATCGCCAAGTTCCCAAAAAACGATTGAAAGCCGAAAGAAGATCATCTTTAATTAATTCCCAATATTTTACAAAAAATCTCATGTTAAAACCGTCGGGACCCGGggcttccccccccccccccccccaacaatCTTTAATTGCATTAAGTATTTCCGATAAAACAACGGGCTTTTCTAGATTTGAGGCTTCTTCAGTAGACAATCTTTTTTCAAGTGGACCTCGGATTTTAAATCTTCTCGATCCGTGATCTTTAAATCTCTCTTGAAAGTGCTTTACGGCTTCAAATTTAATGGCATCCAGGTTTTCAATCCATATACCATTTGAGTTGATTCCATGAATGTTATTCTTGTTTTTTCTTCTTTTGATACACGAATGAAAGTACTTACTGTTTTCATCCCCTTCTGTTGcccatttaattatttatttttgtttCAAGATTTCggctttttatttttccttttgtaGCCATTTTTCCCGTGCTTGAAGCCATGTTTCAATTTCATATCAGTGatatagtgacccgtcctaatccatctggacgaatacattacatttggttacatcgcgaggtacttgacctctatatgatacattttacaaacattgcattcgttttttaaaaaaaaggcaaactttcattacattgacagttgacggcatgcataccatttcataatatatccaactataattgacttaataataatcttgatgaactcaacgactcgaatgcaacgtcttttgaaatatatcatgaatgactccaagtaatatctctaaaatgagcaaatgcacagcggaagatttctttcatacctgagaataaacatgctttaaagtgtcaaccaaaaggttggtgagttcattagtttatcataatcgatcatttccatcattttaatagattacaagattttcatttccatttctcataaatatacgtcccatgcatagagacaaaaataatcattcatatggattgaacacctggtaaccgacattaacaagatgcatatatgaatatcccctatcatttcgggacatccatcggacatgataaaataacatcgaagtactaaagcatccgctacaatagATGGgctttgttaggcctaatagatctatctttaggattcgcatcaattagtagactggtttactaattcttaggctaccaagcaaaaaggggcatattcggcttcgatcattcaaccatataatgtaatttcgattacttgtgtctatttcttaaaacatttataaaaacagcgcatgtattctcagtcccaaaaatatatattgcaaaagcatttaaaatggagcaaatgaaactcacaatactgtattttgtagtaaaaatacatatgacgacattgaacaatgcagggttggcctcggattcacgaacctatattattcatatatatatcaaaatatataatagtaatcgaacaattttatatattgttattaataatatatttgttatattatatgttatttagatatatttaatttgtgtgttgtatatatctattatttaccattaataatattaaaactgtATTTTAcggtttatatttaataaaaatatttacttatatattaattgatattttttatctatagcttaattaatatctttgtaataataaaaatatagtgtaatgtattcttatacaaaaatatatatttgtaataatattgatagttttggttataacaaaataataactttagtaataatgatgataatgataataagtttagtaataataatactaataatcatattaatactagtaatgataatattcttaataatactaataattataaaatgatacgaaTTCTAATATTAAGGATAaacataataaattttattactttcgtAATAATAGCAATAgtaataatcttaattataatgatgataataaaaataatgattttgatacttataataataataatttaataataatgaagataataaaaataataatacttaaagataatactaaaatgatattaatattcatgatacttatattaatactaacgataacaataattataatacttataattgtagttatgataataataataataataataatagttataatactaataattataactttaatacttaatgataataacaataataataatcatgatattcataacaattaatattaataataataacattagtaatacttttaattcttgcaactatgatgttaataataaatactatattactaataataacaatcataataaaaatcataataatatcaataacaataatcataataatgaaaataataataataataaaaataatgataataattataattataaagaaaaagaaaactacctttaaagccctCTACAAAAAAAATACGCCCATAGCCGGGCTCGAAACCTAGACCTCCCGCTGACTCAAATCACCTCCTAACGATTCGACCACTTgtacttttctgttttaaatcacaaCCCATTTATTATTAACCTGGTAAtatttctatttcttcttctttctcattCTTAAATTACTCAGAGTCCATACATCATCATATCCCGTTTTAAGGTTTGATTCAGAGCATGAAAATGAAATGGAAACGATCATTTACTTGTTGTattgttttaaataaaaaaaataaaaaaataaaagaagcaGAAAACTAGACTCTGTTGCTCGTCGCTGTTAgacttaaaaaaaattaatattgatGTTGTGATTTATCAGATtttggacaaagtttataacatgaaAGGTGTTTCAATTCACTCCTATAAACTATAGAAATTATCAATTTAAATTGAAACCTAAAAACAAGTTCAAATTTCTCTATGAACAATTTCATTGACTTTCTTAAAatttactttgacttcaaaattctgaTTCAATTCGTTAAATTGGAAGTTAAAACTTCCCAGATAGTTTGAACAAAAGATTACTAACACGACTACAATTACAGTTTTTGAAATTTAATTCGAAATTGCAGTTTTTGAATTTAAAGTACACATACAGAGTACCTGCAGATGTTCTTCATTTGTCTGTGTCAATTCCTTTAATTAGAAGCTGTTTAGGGAGTTTGTTTTTGATGATAGATAATGTAAAGTCATTTTTATCATTTACAACTGAAATTGGTTTGTTCTATAGCTAATATCATCGACAAAAAAAGAATCAATCgagacaaaagaaaataaaaaaaataaaagaaagaaagCGACCCTAAACAGATTTTGGAGTGTCACTGTGACTGAATTCGTTCTTATAATAGAATCAGAGGCATGAGACAAAAGTAAAAATTTTGATCGTGATGTTACACTGTTTTTAATTGATTTGATTACAGAaatctaattaataatataaatatattaataatcataattcttattgatattaataaatataattgataataataaataataatactaatagtaatataaatgtataaagaactaataactttagttaataaagataataatagaaataataatagtattaataaaaatgataacaataatattactactaataatactaattataataaattacatatatcaacttttatctttatatatatattaaaaatacaaataataattttaatattactgattgtaatattaataataataataatactcattataataataataatattagtaataatgttactaataataattttatatctaTCAAATTTGtttctatagattatatattttaagtaataatatcaataacaccattactaatattaataatgatattattataataatattttataattaaatttaatataaaagtattacatattattggttatgtaatatatctatatattatataataacttattttaagtaacatatattacaatatacatataattatatatagaattcatatatttgtatatataaactTATGTTcattacaacttaattattttatattttattttacatatttaattttaatgtttaaattatatttttattatttctatttattagtatatgtatacattgatttatatttacatatctaattacacacaattgttcgtaaatcatcgggagtagtcaaaggtcaaatgatttcatctaaacagttcaaaaattttaagactcaacattacagacttttcttatcgtgtcgagatcatatgaaattaagtttaaatttgatcggaaatttctgcgTCGTCACAAGTGAGGTCACGGGTTCCAATAATATTTTCCCAGCTAGATACTTCTTTTTGCAATAGATTAATTTCCAAGTTTAGGCGGGTATATTTTGGATTACATTTATCTTTTAAGACCCCTTTAACCTTTTTTACCTTTTCATGAAAAGTGCAGTCTGCCCGTGGGTTTCTAGTTTTTTTCGCCCATGCCTTTTTgatcacttcatcattatcattatcttcgAACCAACTGTTGAATATCCTGACCGGTTTCGGACCAAAATCAATAGTAGAATCTTTCAAGATGATTGGGCAATGGTCGGAGTATTTTCGATCAAGTGTGCACGCGGTTAAATCTCTCCAAGTTGCAATACATGATTCGAATACCAAAAATCTTTCTAGTTTGCTGTATTTCAAGGCATCGTCGCTAATTCTTGTGAATTTCATACCTCCCAATGGAATTTCAATGAGTTGTGACTTTTCAATGAAAGTATTAAACATTTTTACCCTGTGCTCAACAATTTCACAATTTTTACGTTCCGAGTCTCTTCTCACTTCATTAAAATCTCCGCAAATTTTCCAATCCTCTATGTCTACCTGCATAATGTTCTCAAGGCTTTCCCAAAACTTTTGTTTAAGGTTATCGTTATGTGGGCCATAaacatttatcacaatttattccgAGGTTTTCCCCGCCCAATTACCTTTGATTGCCAGAAAGAAATCTTTTTCAACCGCTTGAGTTACATTAAATTTTAGTGGATTCCAGATGAGTATTAAGCCCCCCAAAAATCCTACTGATGGCTTAAAAATGTATTCAAAATTTTGATTACCCCAAAGTAGCTCTATTATCCCATCTGTAATGTTCTTTCTTTTTGATTCTTGGATCGCAAAAATGTATGGATATAAAAAAGAATAATATCCTTCACCCAATTAAATTTATCTTTACCTAATTTCCCGAGCCCGCGTACATTTAGTGAAATTATCTTCATTTTAAAATCAAATTAAAAGTAAAAAATGACTTACATAGCGAGAGTTAGTTCTCGGAGGGGGGTCCGATCCAATCCAGCCTAATGTCATTGCTAAATTCTTAAAGATTCAAGTTACTGCTAGACAAAGATTGCACAGGACTGCCGCCTTGTTTTGTCAGAGGTTTCTGCATCGATTTGGAGTTAGACTTTAGTGGCTTACCATTGTTTAGAGAAAGACTAGGGCCCTGTATATTATCGTGACCGGATTGATTAACCTTCGATGGATTATTAGCACCAGTATCAGACTTGATGGGAATTGGGGTAGATGATACGACAGTAGCTTCTTTTAATCCCCCTTCATGTTTTTGTCTAAAGATTGACCAACAGCATAGTTTTGGTGGTTTGGTGTATGACCAGCCCTAAGTTCAGGgataataattttatcaatttcATTCTTGAATTTGGGGTCAGGTAAAAGCCAGGGGGAAGTCAACATCAAATTGGCAAGCAAAATTGGGATTATTTGATATAGGAGGTGGAGATAGAGCAGCCCTAGAGTTATGAttctgaggtccatgaacactgttggtgcgttcgtcaaaccaaacgacatcactgtatactcataatgtccataatgtgttctaaacgctgtcttcaggacatcagcttccttgactctcaattgatgatacccgaatctcaaatcaatcttcgaataacaactggatccctgcagctgatcaaataagtcatcaatcctcggtagcggataccgattcttgattttcaacttgttcaattctctgtagtcgatacacaacctcatcgacccatccttcttcttaacaaacaggaccggagctccaaCTTGGAAATTCATGgttatgtgacccaccttctagtacctgttacaaattagggcattacaaccctgatgttcttcgccatggggagctcttgtagttctaaaggtgcaagttCGTATATTatacgcgtaacgggtgcagctgctggtaccaaatcaatccaaaattcgacttcacggtggggtggacgtgtaacctcagggcaa
This genomic interval carries:
- the LOC139901227 gene encoding uncharacterized protein, whose amino-acid sequence is MVVEGLNHLTKSAAACNKFAGIEVGWDKRHVTHLQYTDDTLFFGEWNRMNACNLVKILKCFEAASGLKINFHKSCVFNFGVSRADTNLMATWLGCLASSFPITYLGIPIGSSMGKEKEWDPFLRSFIKGLWIGRLSHYHLEGGSRLLNSSGQDERTWPLSPTCVFSIKLLSGLLSQAELGTPAINLDNCTLHNKLVPLKVKLFIWRARHNRLPTRVKLDKRGMDLGTIRCPVCDDGQETVDHSIILCNFSLDIWNRVFEWWNLGAFSHTSINEAFLENGHTFTSDVGKQLWQATE